In Triticum aestivum cultivar Chinese Spring chromosome 5B, IWGSC CS RefSeq v2.1, whole genome shotgun sequence, the following proteins share a genomic window:
- the LOC123111857 gene encoding protein CHAPERONE-LIKE PROTEIN OF POR1, chloroplastic, producing MQATAASFLARPLPWPRRIGRSTYGAVAVHGGVSPLPPRLRGVRCSMSLSIGAGSSDIGDNGFSYQYAPVFRRYRERDPYKLLGVDRDASEEEIRSAKDFLVQQYAGHEASEEAIEGAYEKIIMKSYQHRKKTKINLKTKLLKRVEESPSWVKAFLGYFEVPSMDIISKRLFFFAFIAGWSIATSAENGPAFQLAISLFSCIYFLNDKMKNLLRASTTGFGVLVGGWIVGSMLVPLIPTFIIPPTWSLELLTSLVAYVFLFLGSTYLK from the exons ATGCAGGCGACGGCCGCATCCTTCCTCGCCCGCCCCCTCCCGTGGCCCCGTCG CATTGGCAGGAGCACGTATGGGGCGGTGGCGGTGCACGGAGGCGTCTCGCCGCTGCCACCGCGGCTGCGGGGGGTACGGTGCTCCATGAGCCTCTCTATCGGCGCCGGTTCGAGCGACATCGGAGACAACGGATTCAGCTACC AGTATGCTCCGGTCTTCCGAAGATACCGTGAGCGGGATCCCTACAAGCTTCTTGGTGTTGACCGTGATGCATCTGAAGAAGAGATCAGAAGTGCAAAAGACTTCCTAGTTCAACAGTATGCTGGTCACGAAGCAAGTGAAGAAGCTATTGAAGGTGCTTATGAAAAGATAATAATGAAGAGCTACCAGCATAGGAAGAAAACGAAAATTAATCTGAAAACCAAGCTTTTAAAGCGAGTCGAGGAATCCCCGTCATGGGTAAAGGCATTTCTTGGATACTTTGAGGTGCCATCAATGGATATTATTTCCAAAAGATTGTTCTTTTTTGCTTTCATCGCTGGATGGAGCATAGCAACTTCTGCTGAGAATGGACCTGCATTCCAG CTCGCAATATCACTCTTCTCGTGCATATACTTCCTTAATGACAAGATGAAGAACCTTCTGAGAGCATCAACTACTGG GTTTGGAGTACTTGTTGGTGGCTGGATTGTTGGTTCTATGTTGGTCCCTCTTATCCCAACATTTATCATCCCACCTACATGGTCGCTTGAGCTTCTTACCTCCTTggttgcatatgttttcttgtttcTGGGGAGCACTTACCTCAAATGA